A genomic stretch from Flavobacterium sp. KS-LB2 includes:
- a CDS encoding gamma-glutamylcyclotransferase family protein, with translation MEQLFSYGTLQSKEIQMQVFNKLLSGTEDQLLGYKLKDFQIEEEFGMEDYFVAIPSENPSDAINGIAFTVTNEDLLKADQFESNAYKRVQIKLQSGITAWIYIES, from the coding sequence ATGGAACAGCTATTCTCCTACGGTACATTGCAGTCAAAAGAAATTCAAATGCAGGTTTTTAATAAACTATTAAGCGGAACTGAGGACCAGCTTTTAGGATACAAACTAAAAGATTTTCAAATAGAAGAAGAATTTGGAATGGAAGATTATTTTGTAGCCATTCCCAGTGAAAATCCTTCGGATGCAATAAATGGTATCGCTTTTACTGTAACCAACGAAGATCTCCTAAAAGCAGATCAATTTGAATCTAATGCTTATAAAAGAGTTCAAATAAAATTGCAATCTGGTATAACGGCCTGGATTTATATTGAAAGTTAA